The Thermoflexus sp. genome contains the following window.
GGGATCAGATCGCCGCCCTGGTGATCTGGAACGAGCCCAATCTGTATATCGAATGGGGGGCGCGGCCCTCGGATCCGGGGGGCTTCGTCGCGCTGATGCGGGCGGTGTATCCAGCGGTCAAGCAGGTGGCGCCCGATCTGCCGGTGCTGGCCGGCGGGCCGGCCCCCACCCTGGAGGATTCGCCCCACGCGATGAACGACCTGCGGTTCTTGAGGGAGGTCTATGAGCGGGGGATCGCCGCTTACATCGATGGGTGGGCGATGCATCCGTATGGGTTCGGGAACCCGCCGGAGGAGCCACCGGACCCCCGGCGCCTGAACTTCCGACGGGTGGAGCTGATGCGGGCGATCATGCGGGCCTATGGGGACGATCGGCCGATCTATATCACCGAGACAGGCTGGAACGAATCGCCCGAATACGATCACGGCCTTCCGCCGGAGGTGCGGGCGGATTACACGGTGCGGGCCTATGAATACGCGCGGCGGAACTGGCCGTGGTGCCCGGTGGTGGCGATGTGGGCCCTGCGCTACCCATGGCGGGAGGATCCGGTCCTCGAAGGATACGCCTTCCTCGATCTGGATTTCCGACCCCGGCCCGTCTACGAGGCCGTTCGGCGTTACACCCACGGCGAGCGATCCATCGATACGGATCGATGAATGATTCGGAGGGGATGGCCGACCGTGGATGTGGTAAACTGGCCCCCACATGCAGAGCATCGATGGGAAGGAGGAAACGATGACCCCAGCTCTTCAACGCGTGGCCCTCATCGGGTTCGGGGCGGTGGGGCGCGCCTTCGCCCGGCTGCTCCTGAGAAAACATGAGGAGATCCGCCATCGTTACGATCTCGACATCCGGATCACCGGGATCATCACCGCCCGCCGGGGGGCAGCATGGGATCCGGAGGGGCTGGATCTGGTCGCCGCCCTGGAGGCGGTGGAGCGGGGCGGGGATCTGAGCGCCCTCAGCCGGAGCCCGGCTCCCCGGGAGACCCTGGCCTTCATCGAGCGGTGCCCGGCGGATGTGGTCGTCGAGATCACCGTCCTGGATCCGCGCACCGGACAGCCGGCTACAGACCACGTTCGGGCGGCCTTGCGCTCGGGTCGGCATGTGGTGACCGCCAACAAGGGCCCTCTGGCCTTCGCCTACCGGGAGCTGCGGGAGCTCGCCCGCTCCCGCGGCCGCGCCTTTCTCTTCGAGTCCACGGTCATGGACGGCGCCCCGCTCTTCAGCCTGGTCCGCGAGGGGCTGCCGGCCACCCACATCCTGGGCTTCCGGGCTATCCTCAACAGCACCACCAACTTCATCCTCACCCGGATGGAGGAGGGGATCCCCTTTGAGGAGGCTGTGCGGCAGGCCCAGGCCATCGGGATCGCTGAGGCCGATCCATCGAATGACATCGATGGATGGGACGCAGCGGTCAAGACGTGCGTGCTGGCCAATGTGTGGATGGAGGCGGATCTGCGGCCGGATCAGGTGGAGCGGACCGGCATCCGGGGGATCCGGCCGGAGGATCTCAAGGCGGCGCGAGAGGAGGGACGGCGGATCAAGCTGGTGTGCGCGGTGGAGCGGGGGGAGAACGGGGCGGTGCGGGCCCGGGTGGCCCCGGAGGCGGTCCCGCTGGAGGATCTCCTGGCCCATGTGCGCGGGACCTCTTCGGTGATCACCCTGCGCACGGATACTTTAAAACAGCTCACTCTGATCGAGCATGAGCCCGAACCCGCCCAGACGGCCTTCGGGATCCTGGCTGATCTCATCAACGTCGCGCGGGGCCATTGGGGATAGGGACCGCGGATAGAAATCGGCCCTGGGGGGTGCCTGCGCCTCACGCGCCGGCGGATCGCGCCGATTGGAAATCGGCCTCCATAGGCGCTTCGCGCCGGGCGTCAGCCGGTGCCGACGCGAAGATGCTTTTTGGCCGGCGGAGGCCGGCCGTTGGCCGGAGGCCTCTCACGCCGATGGAAATCGGCCTTCTGAGGCGCTTGCGCGCCGGGCGTCAGCCGGCGCCGACGCGGAAAACCTTTTCGGCCGGCGCAGGCCGGCCACTGGCCAGAGGCCTCTGGAGGTCGAATTCATTCGACGTTCCCGCCTATGACCGCCTCTTCCGCCACACCTGGGCCCGCGCCCCCTCGAACTCTTTCTCCCAGCGCGGGTCCGCCTCCAGGGCGCGGGCCAGCTCCTCCTGAAGGATCCGATCGATCAGCAGGCGATCCGCCCCATAGTGTTCCAGCAGCTCATGGTAGCGGGCCGCCCGGGAGATCCGGATGTAGTCCAGCCACAGCTCGTAAGGGTAAAGCTCCACCCGGGGGTCCACGAAGACTTTCTGCTCGGGCAGGGCCCAGATCAGGTAGCTCCCGTAGCCCATCTCGTTGAACAGGCGCCCCCCGGGATGCGCCCGCAGGTATTCCACCGCATCCACCGGCGTCTCGATCCCGATCAGGGGGCCGATGGCCTGCCCCCGCCACACCTGCCGCCAGTAGGTCTCCGGCAGGGGGATCCGTTCCACCCACCAGGGCTGGACGGCGAGGACGGGCAGGAAGAGCATGGCGGCGAGGAGGGTGTTCAGCCGGCGGGGCGGCGGGCTCGGCCATGGCCATGGCGGCAGCGCCCCGGCCAGCAGCCGTGCCAGGATGGGGGCGGCCACCATCCCGAACCAGATCACATATCGCTGGCCGTTCCAGGCTAACCAGAGGAAAGCCACGATCAGCAGCGCCTCGGTGGGCCTCAGGCGGTGACGGGAGTAAGCGAGGGCGAGGAGCAGGATCAGCACGCTCCCGTAGAACGTGAGGTTGGCGATCCCATGCGGGGTGGGGGAAGCCCACTCCACCACCAGGGTCTGGCTGGGCCGGTCGGTGAGCAGGCGGTGGACGTAATGGAGGATCCCGATCCCCTGGGGGTTGAGCAGCATCGCGGGCAGGGTGAGGATGGCGATGCCTGCGAGCGGGCGCAGCGTTGAGGGCGCGCGCTGCCCGAGGAGCGTCTCCAGCGCCCCGCCGGCCAGGAAGAGGAGGAGCAGTATCGGGCCCAGGATGAAGGCCCCATGGGCATTGACCCAGAAGGCCATCAGAGAGGGAAGCATCAGCAGCGCGGCCCGGCATCGGGATCCCTCCCCGAGGCGGGCGAGGGAGAGATAGAAAAGGACGAAGGGGAGCCAGGACCAGATTTGGGGGCGCAGCACCAGGTTGTTGAGGGACATGCCGGCGGCGAGGGCGAGGACGAAGGCGGCCAGCCGCCAGGATCCGCTCCGATGCCTCGCCTCCCAGCCGATGAGGGCGAAGGCCGCCAGGGCCAGGAGGTTGCGCGCGAAGATGGCGAGGGGGAGCCCCCCGGCGCGAACGAGCAGGGCCAGCAGGACCTCCCCCAGCCAGGCCCCGTAGGTGAAGGGCGCCTCCGCGGGGATCGTCCAGCCGAACATGTTGGTGGCAGGGATGCGCCGCTCATCGAGGATAAGCGCCCCGATCCGCAGATGCCACCAGAAATCGTTGGGCGGCAGCGGCATCAACGAGACCAGCACCCCGAAGGCCGCCAGCACCACCAGGGGCCAGAGGAGATCAACGGGAGCCTTCAGCCGCGCCATGACGTTTCGCATGGAAGATCCCTCCCGTATCGGATCGACGGGTAGAAGCGGGCGGCTTCCCTGCCTCCTGCGCCATCAGGAACCAGAACAGCCATGCTGGTCCTGCCCAGAAATCTGAGGCATGGAAGTGAACAGCAGAACGCCATCGAGGAGCCCGTAGGCAAGGATCAGTCCGAGCCAGCGGATCGGGATCGGCGGCGCCGGGCAGCATATGAAGGCAGGGATCAGCCCCACGAGCGCCAGGGTCAGGTCGAAAGTCCATCCGTAGGCGGCGGTCGCTAAGGAGAGCAGGGTCCCCATGGGAAGCTCCGGGAGGGAAGGGGGGCGATGCCGGGCCCGTTGAAGCCGGAACCTTAGGCCGAAGGCGGCGGGCAACCGGATCGGGCAGGGCGCCGAAGGGCATCAACAGCGGAAGGGCCCACGGGGTTCCAGAGCATAACGGCCTCTTCGACGGGCCGGCCCGCCGCCCGCTCCAGGCGGAGCACCTGGGCCGGATC
Protein-coding sequences here:
- a CDS encoding homoserine dehydrogenase, translating into MTPALQRVALIGFGAVGRAFARLLLRKHEEIRHRYDLDIRITGIITARRGAAWDPEGLDLVAALEAVERGGDLSALSRSPAPRETLAFIERCPADVVVEITVLDPRTGQPATDHVRAALRSGRHVVTANKGPLAFAYRELRELARSRGRAFLFESTVMDGAPLFSLVREGLPATHILGFRAILNSTTNFILTRMEEGIPFEEAVRQAQAIGIAEADPSNDIDGWDAAVKTCVLANVWMEADLRPDQVERTGIRGIRPEDLKAAREEGRRIKLVCAVERGENGAVRARVAPEAVPLEDLLAHVRGTSSVITLRTDTLKQLTLIEHEPEPAQTAFGILADLINVARGHWG